In one window of Acanthochromis polyacanthus isolate Apoly-LR-REF ecotype Palm Island chromosome 8, KAUST_Apoly_ChrSc, whole genome shotgun sequence DNA:
- the c8h15orf40 gene encoding UPF0235 protein C15orf40 homolog isoform X1, translating to MFSRSSVAVFRVFIQSLATFRQTGLNRLPLPDSVPVLCRRLVALCRCRLPVLPGVTRRTRSFSTKRQMPKKEKVKGKPAGGGGKAEAEASGPVTRDKSGAVTITVHAKPGSKHSGITEVCAEAVGVAIAAPPTDGEANAELIRYLAEVLDLKKSHISLDKGSRSRDKLIKVDSSLGPEEVLRRIQQAAG from the exons ATGTTTTCCCGGTCAAGTGTCGCCGTTTTTCGTGTTTTTATTCAGTCTTTAGCTACTTTTCGGCAGACTGGATTAAACCGTTTACCGTTACCAGACTCTGTCCCGGTTCTCTGCCGCCGGTTGGTCGCTCTGTGCCGGTGCAGGCTGCCGGTGCTGCCCGGTGTCACCCGGAGAACAAGGAGCTTCTCCACCAAAAGACAGATGCCCAAAAAGGAGAAA GTGAAAGGGAAGCCGGCAGGTGGAGGTGGAAAAGCCGAGGCAGAAGCTTCCGGTCCGGTGACTCGAGATAAAAGTGGTGCTGTGACCATAACGGTTCACGCCAAGCCGGGCTCCAAACACAGCGGCATCACAG AAGTTTGTGCGGAGGCCGTGGGTGTCGCCATCGCAGCGCCACCTACAGACGGAGAAGCCAACGCTGAGCTTATTCGCTACCTGGCTGAAGTTCTGGACCTGAAGAAGAGTCACATATCTCTGGACAAG GGCTCCAGGTccagagacaaactgatcaaggTGGACTCGTCTCTGGGTCCAGAAGAGGTGCTGAGGAGAATCCAACAAGCTGCAGGATGA
- the c8h15orf40 gene encoding UPF0235 protein C15orf40 homolog isoform X3, producing MPKKEKVKGKPAGGGGKAEAEASGPVTRDKSGAVTITVHAKPGSKHSGITEVCAEAVGVAIAAPPTDGEANAELIRYLAEVLDLKKSHISLDKGSRSRDKLIKVDSSLGPEEVLRRIQQAAG from the exons GTGAAAGGGAAGCCGGCAGGTGGAGGTGGAAAAGCCGAGGCAGAAGCTTCCGGTCCGGTGACTCGAGATAAAAGTGGTGCTGTGACCATAACGGTTCACGCCAAGCCGGGCTCCAAACACAGCGGCATCACAG AAGTTTGTGCGGAGGCCGTGGGTGTCGCCATCGCAGCGCCACCTACAGACGGAGAAGCCAACGCTGAGCTTATTCGCTACCTGGCTGAAGTTCTGGACCTGAAGAAGAGTCACATATCTCTGGACAAG GGCTCCAGGTccagagacaaactgatcaaggTGGACTCGTCTCTGGGTCCAGAAGAGGTGCTGAGGAGAATCCAACAAGCTGCAGGATGA